The Methanomicrobiales archaeon HGW-Methanomicrobiales-1 genome segment TGCTCAAGGCACTTGCACAGGCAAACAGCGGAAATGGCGGCGGACACAACCGGCGGGCAGGGGCAACCATCCCCTGCGACCAGATCGGTGCGTTTACAAAAGCGTGGCACGAGGCGGTGGCATCATGATGCAGATCGAAGGCAGGATAACAACCCTGCACCGTAATGCAGGCGCAGTTGCATCGGCATTAACCCCGGACAACATGCGCAACATGAGCACAACCGCACAAGGCGATACGGTAACAACGGTGATCACCGGCACACAGATCCGGTCGGTCATCGCATCGGTGGATGATTATCTGATGAATCTGGCAATAGCGGAAGATGCAACAGTCATTTCCGCCCCAACAACAATCACCAGGTGATGTAAGTATGGCAAGAAAAAAGCAAACTGGAAGAAGAGTAGAAGGCTGGAAGGCCAAGAGCTGGTACAAGGTGCACACTCCCGACAACCTCGGGAAAGTGTTCATCGGTGATACCATAGCAAACGATGCTGAAAACGTTGTCGGCAGGATCATGACGTCAACGCTTGGCGAGATCACCAACGATTACGCAAAGCAGCACATGAAGATGAGCTTTAAGATCAACTCCGTAACCGGCGACGCGGCATACACCGAGTTCGTTGGCCATGAAGTGACCCGGGACTACCTCCGCTCGCTCGTCAAGCGCCGCAGCACCCGTGTTGACTGTCATGTCCCGCTGGTCACCAAGGATGGCAAGAAAGTCCAGCTGACCATCAGCTGCTACACGTTTGCCCGTGCAAATGTCTCACAGGAGCACGCAATCCGGAAGATCATTACCGAAGCAGTCACTGCACAGGCATCCGCGTGGGATTTAACCACGCTTGTCAACGTGATTGTATCCGGCGAGATCTCACGCGATCTCTTCAAGGCAGTCAAGATCATCTACCCGACCCGCAGGGTCGAAGTCGTCAAGTCCAAAGTTCAGCCCGTGGCTGCACGGATTTCAACGGCATAATTTTTTTTTTGAGTTGTTTTTTAAGATTTTTACCAGACCGTGCAGGTTTTTTTTAGCCAGCACGTAACCATCGCTAATCCCCAAAATCCCCCCGAAACCTAATTACCCCGCCCGTCCAACATTCCTTACTCATGACCGCGAGCAGGATTCTTTTTATCGTCCTTGATGGAGTCTCCGATCGCCCCTGTCCCGCACTCGGGGGTACAACCCCGCTCGCAGCAGCAAAAACTCCTGTTCTTGACAAACTTGCGCAGGAAGGCTGCTGTGGCATCATGGATACCATCGCGCCGGGCATCCGCCCGGGTTCCGACACCGCACACCTCGCCCTTCTCGGGTATGACCCCTACAAGTACTATACCGGCCGGGGACCGCTCGAATGCGAGGGCTCGGGCATCCACATGGAACCGGGCATGATCGGATTCCGGTGCAATTATGCCACTATCTCAAAAGAAGGGCTTGTCATCGATCGCCGGGCCGGGCGCATCCACGATACTGCCGCCTTAAGTGCCGCAATACAGGACGGCGTTGACCTCTCGAAGTTTGGCGTGGAGTTCACGTTCCGCTCCGGTGCCGGGCACCGGGCTGCCCTCGCCCTCAAAGGAGAGGGAATCGGCCACTGCGTCACTTCCAATGATCCCAAGAAAGAGGGTGTGAAACCGCTCACGGTCAGCGCGATCAAAAAGTCACCGGCCCATGAAAAGACCGCAGCGGTCTGCAACGAGTTTGTCCGGCAGTCCACGAAGATTCTCTTCGATCACCCGATGAACAAAGAGCGGCTGGCACAGAACCTCAGCCCGGCAAACATCGTGCTGATGCGGGGCGCCGGCGAGATGGGGAAGTACGAACCGTTCACGGAAAAATACGGCCTCACGGGATCGGTCATCTCCGCTGCAAGCCTCATCACCGGTATTGGCCGGGCAGTCGGCCTCCCGCATATCGAGGTCGCCGGTGCCACCGGTTCGCAGAACAGCAATGTAGCCGGCAAGATCTCGGCAGCAGTCAACGAGTTAAAGACCAAAGATTTTGTGCTCCTTAATATCAAGGGTGCCGATGAGTCCGGCCATGACGGACTTGCCGAACAGAAGAGGGATTTCATTGCAAAGATCGACCCGCTTCTCGAACCGCTGCTGGACCTTAAGGATACTATCATCATCATCTGCGGGGACCACTCGACACCGTGCACGATTAAGGACCACAGCGCCGACCCGGTGCCGGTCCTGATACGGGGCGACGGCGTCCGGATGGACGACGTGGTCCGCTACGATGAATACCATTGTGCGAAAGGCGGCCTCAACCGGATCCGGGGCACGGACCTGCTGCCGATTGCCCTTGACCTTATCAATAAATCACATAAATTCGGGGCCTGAGGGCACGTGGCGGAGAACCAGATGAGAGAACGAGCCGTAAAAAACTGGCATAAGCACTGCCTGCTCCCGGATGGCACCGAGCTGCAGGAACACAGCCTGAAAACCGACCGGGATATTGTCGTCGGGGAGTTCTGCCAGATCGATTACGGTCTGCGGGGTGCCGACGTGTACGTGGGCGAATCCTCAAAGATCCGCGAGTACGTCTGGGCAAGCGGCGATGCCCGGATCGGCAATCTCTGCGAGATCGGCAGCGATGTGATCGCAAAGAAAGATGCGTATATTGGCGAAGGCGTGAAGATCAATGGCCGGCTGGTGGTTGCCGGGGCTCTTGACATCGGCGAGAAAGTCGAGATCAAAGAAGGGTTCGAGGCAACCGGTGCCATAGAGGTGCGAAACCCGATGCCGGTCTTCATGTTCATCATCATTTACTTAATGACGATGCTCAAGATCCAGAACGAGAAAGAACTCGACCGGATTCTCGACAACCTCTTTTCAGATGACGAGGAGAAGCGGGAGATCCCGCTCATGATCCCTGCCCGTTCGAAACTCAACATGAAACTTTTTTCTGTTCCCTCGACGATGAAGATCGGTAAGGGCTGCCGGCTCCACGGCAATATCCGGGCAGGCTCGATCGACGTCCAGCAGAACTCTGTGATCTTCGGGAGCCTGCGGGCACGAGGCAATATCAGTGTGGTCGATGGCGTCACCGTCCACGGCAATGTGGAGAGCGGCAGTACGGTCTTTGTGAAAAAGGGCGCCCATATTTTAGGGAACGTGATCGCAAAAGCGATCGTGCTCCATGAGGATGCCAGAATTGATGGCACCATCCAGGCACCGCATGGCATGCGGATCGAGCGTGGACCATGAACATAGCAGAAATTCTCGAACTCGAAGACCTCCGGTTGGTGGAACCATCGTTTGCCGACCTTACAGACAGCAGGTACAACGCCCTGCTCGCACAACAGGATACCAGTGAAGGGCGTCTCTTACTGGATGAAGCAGAAGAGCCGCTCGCCCTCGCGTTCCAGGGCACGAATGGCTGGATTGCCGGTACATTTCTCTGCCGGAACCCCTCGGTCGCCCTTATCGACCTGTTCGAGAGCGTGAACGGCGAGATCTTCCAGGAGAACCGGGCGGCCTTTGCCGCAGCCGTGCGGGAATATTTCAGCAACGCCATGGTCGCTGAAGTCCCACCGGCAATCGATGACCTCAATCCCGCCCGGCGGGGGATTCTCGGGCAGCTGATCGAGAATACCTGGGGCAGCGGCAGTGGCGAGACCTGTGTTGACTGCTGCTGCGGCTCGGGAGTCGGCTCGCTGGTGCTCCGGGATATCGGGTACTCCCCGCTTTCCTATGACAATGATGCCTCCCTCCTCTCGCGGGGTCTGCATGCAGGCCGGCTCCTGCCAACAGAGACTATGTGTCTTGACGCCACTATCGCATCGCAGTACATTGAACCCTCGCCAAAAGGTATCGGGATCATGTTAGGCGAGTTCAACAGTTTTAACCAGGATATGTGGGAAGCAATCGTGCGGGAACTCTTTGAAGCCACTAAAGAGACGCTGATCACGGTGGGAACGGAACCCGAGGCCCGCCTCGTGGCAAAATGGGGCGAAGATATGGGCCGGACCGTTGAAGTTCGGGAGAATCCCGCGGATCCCATCTACGATCTCTGGGTATGCGAATCGCACGTTTAAAAAAAAGTGCGGAAAGGATATAAAAAAATATTATTTCGGGGTCTGGACGCGTTTTAACCGCTCGCTGACCGGGTCGCCGCTCTCGTGTACACTTTTAAACGGGGGGGTGCAGGCCCGTATCCCCCGTTTATGCGAGAACATCTCGTCAGTATTGAGGTTTTCTCCGGTAAGCTTCCGGGTCAGTTTGTCCAGGTCTTTTTTTACCTGCAGTTCCTGCTCATCAGGTTCCATGGTTATACTGATACATCTGGGAGAATATAGAATTTTGCGAGTAGTTGCCGGACTACGTTGTTGTACCGGCCCTTGTTCATTGTTCCTTCCCGGGTATCCCGAAGACGATATCATGGAACTGCGTCGAGGCCATGATGGTCGGGTCCTTCAAAGTCCGTGTCAGTACGATCATCCACCCGGGCAGGGAGTGGTAGAAGCGTTTCGCCCGGGGAAAAAGGAAAAAAAAAGAATTACTTTGTTTTGAGATACGGTGCGGGGCAGGACTTCTGCCATTCTTTCAGGCGGATACCATACACTACCCGGACAACCCCGTACAGGATGAGAAACGTCCCTATCGCAATGCCGAAATACATCAGGTTGTTTTCCGGGATTACGATTAAATATATCCCGAGAAGGATCGCAGCGAACGACGAGAATGCTACAATGCTTCGCACAAAAAAATCAAAGATGATAGTTGCTGCAGCAAGCACCATCAGACAACCGAAGACAATCAGGCTGACCCCGATGAGGATTCCGGCCGTGGCGATAATCCATGCCGGGTTGAGCAGGGAAACCAGCGCCAGCAGTATCCCGACAGCACCAATCCCTGCAATCAGCCACCTGGAAAATCCTCCGCCTTCAATGAACAATCCTTCAGCGATCAGGATTCCGGCAAGGACAAGAATGACAATGGCGCTGAACGTAACAATGAAACCCATGGCATGACGGGGGAAGAAGAACGTTGCAACGCCGATAAATAATGCAAGAAAACCTGAAGCAGTGATTGAACCCCATTTCAGATCGCAGTACTCATACACGGTCAATCATTTTTTTCCCGGGATAATAATGGCATCGCTGAATTACCAAGTGGTGGGGCGTGCCCCGGGGGGCTGGCCGGGTCTCCGCGTAATGGCCCGGCCCTGAGCCGGTGATCGCATGGCGTTTGGCGATTGAGCGGTACACAAGGCACCGGACCGGGCATGTAACGAAGCGTTTGGAAGAGGGAGCGTGTAACGGAATGGGCTCAGCTACTCCGGAACCATATGACATGAGAAACACGGTAAACAGAAAGGCTGATGATCATTTTCACTCCGCACCTGCATACTTTAAGTGCCATTACTTCCGGCTTATATCTGTAGAGAATATACTTTCAAGTCAGGAACCGGGAAATGAAACCAGCACTCATCAGACGCCTTCACAAAAATTTTGAAGATTA includes the following:
- a CDS encoding 30S ribosomal protein S3ae gives rise to the protein MARKKQTGRRVEGWKAKSWYKVHTPDNLGKVFIGDTIANDAENVVGRIMTSTLGEITNDYAKQHMKMSFKINSVTGDAAYTEFVGHEVTRDYLRSLVKRRSTRVDCHVPLVTKDGKKVQLTISCYTFARANVSQEHAIRKIITEAVTAQASAWDLTTLVNVIVSGEISRDLFKAVKIIYPTRRVEVVKSKVQPVAARISTA
- a CDS encoding phosphoglycerate mutase (catalyzes the interconversion of 3-phosphoglycerate and 2-phosphoglycerate; this enzyme does not require the cofactor 2,3-bisphosphoglycerate as a phosphate donor; BPG-independent PGAM; aPGAM), which encodes MTASRILFIVLDGVSDRPCPALGGTTPLAAAKTPVLDKLAQEGCCGIMDTIAPGIRPGSDTAHLALLGYDPYKYYTGRGPLECEGSGIHMEPGMIGFRCNYATISKEGLVIDRRAGRIHDTAALSAAIQDGVDLSKFGVEFTFRSGAGHRAALALKGEGIGHCVTSNDPKKEGVKPLTVSAIKKSPAHEKTAAVCNEFVRQSTKILFDHPMNKERLAQNLSPANIVLMRGAGEMGKYEPFTEKYGLTGSVISAASLITGIGRAVGLPHIEVAGATGSQNSNVAGKISAAVNELKTKDFVLLNIKGADESGHDGLAEQKRDFIAKIDPLLEPLLDLKDTIIIICGDHSTPCTIKDHSADPVPVLIRGDGVRMDDVVRYDEYHCAKGGLNRIRGTDLLPIALDLINKSHKFGA
- a CDS encoding acyltransferase, with product MRERAVKNWHKHCLLPDGTELQEHSLKTDRDIVVGEFCQIDYGLRGADVYVGESSKIREYVWASGDARIGNLCEIGSDVIAKKDAYIGEGVKINGRLVVAGALDIGEKVEIKEGFEATGAIEVRNPMPVFMFIIIYLMTMLKIQNEKELDRILDNLFSDDEEKREIPLMIPARSKLNMKLFSVPSTMKIGKGCRLHGNIRAGSIDVQQNSVIFGSLRARGNISVVDGVTVHGNVESGSTVFVKKGAHILGNVIAKAIVLHEDARIDGTIQAPHGMRIERGP